From the genome of Mustela lutreola isolate mMusLut2 chromosome 16, mMusLut2.pri, whole genome shotgun sequence, one region includes:
- the NAT14 gene encoding probable N-acetyltransferase 14 isoform X2 — translation MAPGHLSVREMREDERPLVLEMLKAGVKDTENRVTLHALTRPPALLLLAAASSGLRFVLASFALALLLPVFLAVAAMKLGLRARWGSLPPPGGLGGPWVAVRSSGDVCGVLALAPGSSAGDGARVTRLSVSRWHRRRGVGRRLLAFAESRARAWAGGMGEPRARLVVPVAVAAWGVAGMLEGCGYQAEGSWGCMGYTLVREFSKDL, via the exons ATGGCCCCCGGCCACTTGTCAGTGCGGGAGATGAGGGAAGATGAGAGACCCCTGGTGCTGGAGATGCTGAAG GCAGGTGTGAAGGACACGGAGAACCGAGTGACCCTCCACGCCCTGACGCGGCCACCAGCCCTGCTCCTCCTGGCAGCGGCCAGCAGTGGCCTGCGCTTCGTCCTGGCCTCCTTTGCCCTGGCCCTTCTCCTGCCCGTGTTCCTGGCTGTGGCAGCCATGAAGCTGGGCCTGCGGGCCCGATGGGGCTCGCTGCCTCCGCCAGGTGGcctggggggcccctgggtggccgtGCGTAGCTCAGGCGATGTGTGTGGGGTTCTGGCCCTGGCCCCAGGCTCCAGCGCTGGGGACGGGGCCCGGGTCACCCGCCTCTCTGTCTCTCGCTGGCACCGCCGCCGAGGTGTGGGCCGGCGGTTGCTGGCCTTTGCCGAATCCCGGGCACGGGCCTGGGCAGGCGGCATGGGGGAGCCCCGGGCCCGGCTCGTAGTCCCTGTGGCGGTGGCAGCGTGGGGTGTGGCGGGGATGCTGGAGGGGTGTGGCTACCAGGCTGAGGGGAGCTGGGGCTGCATGGGGTACACGCTGGTGAGGGAGTTCAGCAAGGACCTGTGA